A single window of Bos javanicus breed banteng chromosome 19, ARS-OSU_banteng_1.0, whole genome shotgun sequence DNA harbors:
- the EPN2 gene encoding epsin-2 isoform X7 has product MTTSSIRRQMKNIVNNYSEAEIKVREATSNDPWGPSSSLMTEIADLTYNVVAFSEIMSMVWKRLNDHGKNWRHVYKALTLLDYLIKTGSERVAQQCRENIFAIQTLKDFQYVDRDGKDQGVNVREKAKQLVALLKDEERLKAERAQALKTKERMAQVATGMGSNQITFGRGSSQPNLSTSYSEQEYGKAGGSPASYHGSTSPRVSSELEQARPQTSGEEELQLQLALAMSREVAEQEERLRRGDDLRLQMALEESRRDTVKVPKKKEHGSHPQQTTLLDLMDALPSAGPAAQKAEPWGPSTSASQTNPWGAPAAPASTADPWPSFGKDPSGAKPAASVDPWGAPTGASTHSAPKGSDPWAAPQQPAPSAGKAADPWAAASAAKPVSSSGSFDLFSNLNGTIKDDFSEFDNLRTSKKAAKAASPPTQNNGTSSPDPFESQPLTVASSKPSGARKTPESFLGPNAALVNLDSLVTRPAPPAQALNPFLAPGAATASAPVNPFQVNQPQPLTLNQLRGSPVLGGSASFGPSPGVEPVAVASMTSAASHPGLGASSSSLPPLGPAAMNMVGSLGVPQSAAQATGTTNPFLL; this is encoded by the exons ATGACGACCTCATCCATCAGACGGCAGATGAAAAACATTGTCAACAACTACTCGGAAGCTGAGATAAAAGTGCGGGAAGCCACCTCCAATGACCCATGGGGCCCGTCCAGCTCCCTGATGACGGAGATTGCAGACCTGACCTACAACGTGGTGGCCTTCTCGGAGATCATGAGCATGGTGTGGAAGCGGCTCAACGACCACGGCAAGAACTGGCGGCACGTGTACAAGGCGCTGACGCTGCTTGACTACCTCATCAAGACGGGCTCCGAGCGCGTGGCCCAGCAGTGCCGCGAGAACATCTTTGCTATCCAGACCCTGAAGGACTTCCAGTACGTTGACCGTGACGGCAAGGACCAGGGGGTCAACGTACGTGAGAAGGCCAAGCAGCTGGTGGCCCTGCTGAAGGACGAGGAGCGGCTTAAGGCCGAGCGGGCCCAGGCCCTCAAGACCAAGGAGCGCATGGCCCAGGTGGCCACCGGCATGGGCAGCAACCAGATCACCTTTGGCCGGGGCTCCAGCCAGCCCAACCTGTCCACCAGCTACTCGGAGCAGGAGTACGGCAAGGCCGGGGGGTCGCCGGCTTCCTACCATGGCT CCACTTCCCCACGGGTGTCCTCGGAGCTGGAGCAGGCGAGGCCGCAGACGAGTGGGGAGGAGGAGCTGCAGCTGCAGCTGGCGCTGGCCATGAGCAGAGAGGTGGCCGAGCAG GAAGAGCGCCTTAGGCGGGGCGATGACCTCAGGCTGCAGATGGCCCTGGAGGAGAGCCGCCGAGACACGGTTAAAGTTCCAAAAAAGAAAGAG CACGGCTCCCACCCGCAGCAGACCACGCTGTTGGACCTGATGGACGCCCTGCCCAGCGCGGGCCCTGCTGCCCAGAAGGCGGAGCCCTGGGGCCCGTCCACCTCCGCCAGCCAGACCAACCCCTGGGGCGCGCCGGCAGCCCCGGCCAGCACTGCGGACCCCTGGCCGTCGTTCGGTAAAGACCCCTCTG GTGCCAAGCCAGCCGCCTCCGTCGACCCATGGGGGGCACCCACTGGAGCCAGCACACACTCTGCTCCCAAGGGCTCGGACCCCTGGGCTGCCCCGCAGCAGCCAGCCCCCAGCGCAGGGAAAGCTGCTGACCCCTGGGCTGCAGCCTCGGCTGCCAAGCCTGTGTCTTCCTCTG GGTCCTTCGATCTCTTCAGTAATCTGAATGGTACAATTAAAGATGACTTCTCTGAATTTGACAACCTCCGAACTTCAAAAAAAGCAG CCAAGGCAGCCTCTCCGCCGACCCAGAACAATGGAACCTCCAGCCCTGATCCCTTTGAGTCTCAGCCCCTGACCGTCGCCTCGAGCAAGCCCAGTGGTGCCCGGAAAACCCCAGAGTCCTTCCTGGGCCCCAACGCGGCCCTGGTCAACCTGGACTCACTGGTGACCAGGCCAGCCCCGCCGGCACAGGCCCTCAACCCCTTCCTGGCACCAG GTGCTGCCACGGCCTCGGCCCCTGTCAACCCCTTCCAGGTTAACCAGCCGCAGCCGCTGACGCTGAACCAGCTGCGGGGGAGCCCAGTGCTAGGGGGCAGTGCGTCCTTTGGTCCTAGCCCAGGTGTGGAGCCTGTGGCTGTGGCCTCCATGACCTCCGCGGCCTCCCACCCAGGCCTGGGGGCCAGCAGCTCCTCCCTGCCACCTCTGGGccctgctgcaatgaacatggtggGCAGCCTGGGTGTACCCCAGTCGGCAGCTCAGGCCACCGGCACAACCAACCCGTTCCTCCTCTAG
- the EPN2 gene encoding epsin-2 isoform X8: MTTSSIRRQMKNIVNNYSEAEIKVREATSNDPWGPSSSLMTEIADLTYNVVAFSEIMSMVWKRLNDHGKNWRHVYKALTLLDYLIKTGSERVAQQCRENIFAIQTLKDFQYVDRDGKDQGVNVREKAKQLVALLKDEERLKAERAQALKTKERMAQVATGMGSNQITFGRGSSQPNLSTSYSEQEYGKAGGSPASYHGSTSPRVSSELEQARPQTSGEEELQLQLALAMSREVAEQEERLRRGDDLRLQMALEESRRDTVKVPKKKEQHGSHPQQTTLLDLMDALPSAGPAAQKAEPWGPSTSASQTNPWGAPAAPASTADPWPSFGAKPAASVDPWGAPTGASTHSAPKGSDPWAAPQQPAPSAGKAADPWAAASAAKPVSSSGSFDLFSNLNGTIKDDFSEFDNLRTSKKAAKAASPPTQNNGTSSPDPFESQPLTVASSKPSGARKTPESFLGPNAALVNLDSLVTRPAPPAQALNPFLAPGAATASAPVNPFQVNQPQPLTLNQLRGSPVLGGSASFGPSPGVEPVAVASMTSAASHPGLGASSSSLPPLGPAAMNMVGSLGVPQSAAQATGTTNPFLL, from the exons ATGACGACCTCATCCATCAGACGGCAGATGAAAAACATTGTCAACAACTACTCGGAAGCTGAGATAAAAGTGCGGGAAGCCACCTCCAATGACCCATGGGGCCCGTCCAGCTCCCTGATGACGGAGATTGCAGACCTGACCTACAACGTGGTGGCCTTCTCGGAGATCATGAGCATGGTGTGGAAGCGGCTCAACGACCACGGCAAGAACTGGCGGCACGTGTACAAGGCGCTGACGCTGCTTGACTACCTCATCAAGACGGGCTCCGAGCGCGTGGCCCAGCAGTGCCGCGAGAACATCTTTGCTATCCAGACCCTGAAGGACTTCCAGTACGTTGACCGTGACGGCAAGGACCAGGGGGTCAACGTACGTGAGAAGGCCAAGCAGCTGGTGGCCCTGCTGAAGGACGAGGAGCGGCTTAAGGCCGAGCGGGCCCAGGCCCTCAAGACCAAGGAGCGCATGGCCCAGGTGGCCACCGGCATGGGCAGCAACCAGATCACCTTTGGCCGGGGCTCCAGCCAGCCCAACCTGTCCACCAGCTACTCGGAGCAGGAGTACGGCAAGGCCGGGGGGTCGCCGGCTTCCTACCATGGCT CCACTTCCCCACGGGTGTCCTCGGAGCTGGAGCAGGCGAGGCCGCAGACGAGTGGGGAGGAGGAGCTGCAGCTGCAGCTGGCGCTGGCCATGAGCAGAGAGGTGGCCGAGCAG GAAGAGCGCCTTAGGCGGGGCGATGACCTCAGGCTGCAGATGGCCCTGGAGGAGAGCCGCCGAGACACGGTTAAAGTTCCAAAAAAGAAAGAG CAGCACGGCTCCCACCCGCAGCAGACCACGCTGTTGGACCTGATGGACGCCCTGCCCAGCGCGGGCCCTGCTGCCCAGAAGGCGGAGCCCTGGGGCCCGTCCACCTCCGCCAGCCAGACCAACCCCTGGGGCGCGCCGGCAGCCCCGGCCAGCACTGCGGACCCCTGGCCGTCGTTCG GTGCCAAGCCAGCCGCCTCCGTCGACCCATGGGGGGCACCCACTGGAGCCAGCACACACTCTGCTCCCAAGGGCTCGGACCCCTGGGCTGCCCCGCAGCAGCCAGCCCCCAGCGCAGGGAAAGCTGCTGACCCCTGGGCTGCAGCCTCGGCTGCCAAGCCTGTGTCTTCCTCTG GGTCCTTCGATCTCTTCAGTAATCTGAATGGTACAATTAAAGATGACTTCTCTGAATTTGACAACCTCCGAACTTCAAAAAAAGCAG CCAAGGCAGCCTCTCCGCCGACCCAGAACAATGGAACCTCCAGCCCTGATCCCTTTGAGTCTCAGCCCCTGACCGTCGCCTCGAGCAAGCCCAGTGGTGCCCGGAAAACCCCAGAGTCCTTCCTGGGCCCCAACGCGGCCCTGGTCAACCTGGACTCACTGGTGACCAGGCCAGCCCCGCCGGCACAGGCCCTCAACCCCTTCCTGGCACCAG GTGCTGCCACGGCCTCGGCCCCTGTCAACCCCTTCCAGGTTAACCAGCCGCAGCCGCTGACGCTGAACCAGCTGCGGGGGAGCCCAGTGCTAGGGGGCAGTGCGTCCTTTGGTCCTAGCCCAGGTGTGGAGCCTGTGGCTGTGGCCTCCATGACCTCCGCGGCCTCCCACCCAGGCCTGGGGGCCAGCAGCTCCTCCCTGCCACCTCTGGGccctgctgcaatgaacatggtggGCAGCCTGGGTGTACCCCAGTCGGCAGCTCAGGCCACCGGCACAACCAACCCGTTCCTCCTCTAG
- the EPN2 gene encoding epsin-2 isoform X3: MTTSSIRRQMKNIVNNYSEAEIKVREATSNDPWGPSSSLMTEIADLTYNVVAFSEIMSMVWKRLNDHGKNWRHVYKALTLLDYLIKTGSERVAQQCRENIFAIQTLKDFQYVDRDGKDQGVNVREKAKQLVALLKDEERLKAERAQALKTKERMAQVATGMGSNQITFGRGSSQPNLSTSYSEQEYGKAGGSPASYHGSPEASLCPQHRTGPLWGQSEEPPPSHRPPFLLRPGPPSCPASDPAQPCLSWDPAAQATSPRVSSELEQARPQTSGEEELQLQLALAMSREVAEQEERLRRGDDLRLQMALEESRRDTVKVPKKKEQHGSHPQQTTLLDLMDALPSAGPAAQKAEPWGPSTSASQTNPWGAPAAPASTADPWPSFGAKPAASVDPWGAPTGASTHSAPKGSDPWAAPQQPAPSAGKAADPWAAASAAKPVSSSGSFDLFSNLNGTIKDDFSEFDNLRTSKKAAKAASPPTQNNGTSSPDPFESQPLTVASSKPSGARKTPESFLGPNAALVNLDSLVTRPAPPAQALNPFLAPGAATASAPVNPFQVNQPQPLTLNQLRGSPVLGGSASFGPSPGVEPVAVASMTSAASHPGLGASSSSLPPLGPAAMNMVGSLGVPQSAAQATGTTNPFLL; this comes from the exons ATGACGACCTCATCCATCAGACGGCAGATGAAAAACATTGTCAACAACTACTCGGAAGCTGAGATAAAAGTGCGGGAAGCCACCTCCAATGACCCATGGGGCCCGTCCAGCTCCCTGATGACGGAGATTGCAGACCTGACCTACAACGTGGTGGCCTTCTCGGAGATCATGAGCATGGTGTGGAAGCGGCTCAACGACCACGGCAAGAACTGGCGGCACGTGTACAAGGCGCTGACGCTGCTTGACTACCTCATCAAGACGGGCTCCGAGCGCGTGGCCCAGCAGTGCCGCGAGAACATCTTTGCTATCCAGACCCTGAAGGACTTCCAGTACGTTGACCGTGACGGCAAGGACCAGGGGGTCAACGTACGTGAGAAGGCCAAGCAGCTGGTGGCCCTGCTGAAGGACGAGGAGCGGCTTAAGGCCGAGCGGGCCCAGGCCCTCAAGACCAAGGAGCGCATGGCCCAGGTGGCCACCGGCATGGGCAGCAACCAGATCACCTTTGGCCGGGGCTCCAGCCAGCCCAACCTGTCCACCAGCTACTCGGAGCAGGAGTACGGCAAGGCCGGGGGGTCGCCGGCTTCCTACCATGGCT CACCCGAGGCCtcgctgtgtccccagcaccgCACTGGGCCCCTGTGGGGTCAGAGCGAGGAGCCGCCGCCGAGCCATCGCCCGCCCTTCCTGCTGCGCCCGGGGCCACCCTCCTGCCCGGCCAGTGACCcggcccagccctgcctctcttGGGACCCCGCAGCCCAAG CCACTTCCCCACGGGTGTCCTCGGAGCTGGAGCAGGCGAGGCCGCAGACGAGTGGGGAGGAGGAGCTGCAGCTGCAGCTGGCGCTGGCCATGAGCAGAGAGGTGGCCGAGCAG GAAGAGCGCCTTAGGCGGGGCGATGACCTCAGGCTGCAGATGGCCCTGGAGGAGAGCCGCCGAGACACGGTTAAAGTTCCAAAAAAGAAAGAG CAGCACGGCTCCCACCCGCAGCAGACCACGCTGTTGGACCTGATGGACGCCCTGCCCAGCGCGGGCCCTGCTGCCCAGAAGGCGGAGCCCTGGGGCCCGTCCACCTCCGCCAGCCAGACCAACCCCTGGGGCGCGCCGGCAGCCCCGGCCAGCACTGCGGACCCCTGGCCGTCGTTCG GTGCCAAGCCAGCCGCCTCCGTCGACCCATGGGGGGCACCCACTGGAGCCAGCACACACTCTGCTCCCAAGGGCTCGGACCCCTGGGCTGCCCCGCAGCAGCCAGCCCCCAGCGCAGGGAAAGCTGCTGACCCCTGGGCTGCAGCCTCGGCTGCCAAGCCTGTGTCTTCCTCTG GGTCCTTCGATCTCTTCAGTAATCTGAATGGTACAATTAAAGATGACTTCTCTGAATTTGACAACCTCCGAACTTCAAAAAAAGCAG CCAAGGCAGCCTCTCCGCCGACCCAGAACAATGGAACCTCCAGCCCTGATCCCTTTGAGTCTCAGCCCCTGACCGTCGCCTCGAGCAAGCCCAGTGGTGCCCGGAAAACCCCAGAGTCCTTCCTGGGCCCCAACGCGGCCCTGGTCAACCTGGACTCACTGGTGACCAGGCCAGCCCCGCCGGCACAGGCCCTCAACCCCTTCCTGGCACCAG GTGCTGCCACGGCCTCGGCCCCTGTCAACCCCTTCCAGGTTAACCAGCCGCAGCCGCTGACGCTGAACCAGCTGCGGGGGAGCCCAGTGCTAGGGGGCAGTGCGTCCTTTGGTCCTAGCCCAGGTGTGGAGCCTGTGGCTGTGGCCTCCATGACCTCCGCGGCCTCCCACCCAGGCCTGGGGGCCAGCAGCTCCTCCCTGCCACCTCTGGGccctgctgcaatgaacatggtggGCAGCCTGGGTGTACCCCAGTCGGCAGCTCAGGCCACCGGCACAACCAACCCGTTCCTCCTCTAG
- the EPN2 gene encoding epsin-2 isoform X2, which translates to MTTSSIRRQMKNIVNNYSEAEIKVREATSNDPWGPSSSLMTEIADLTYNVVAFSEIMSMVWKRLNDHGKNWRHVYKALTLLDYLIKTGSERVAQQCRENIFAIQTLKDFQYVDRDGKDQGVNVREKAKQLVALLKDEERLKAERAQALKTKERMAQVATGMGSNQITFGRGSSQPNLSTSYSEQEYGKAGGSPASYHGSPEASLCPQHRTGPLWGQSEEPPPSHRPPFLLRPGPPSCPASDPAQPCLSWDPAAQATSPRVSSELEQARPQTSGEEELQLQLALAMSREVAEQEERLRRGDDLRLQMALEESRRDTVKVPKKKEHGSHPQQTTLLDLMDALPSAGPAAQKAEPWGPSTSASQTNPWGAPAAPASTADPWPSFGKDPSGAKPAASVDPWGAPTGASTHSAPKGSDPWAAPQQPAPSAGKAADPWAAASAAKPVSSSGSFDLFSNLNGTIKDDFSEFDNLRTSKKAAKAASPPTQNNGTSSPDPFESQPLTVASSKPSGARKTPESFLGPNAALVNLDSLVTRPAPPAQALNPFLAPGAATASAPVNPFQVNQPQPLTLNQLRGSPVLGGSASFGPSPGVEPVAVASMTSAASHPGLGASSSSLPPLGPAAMNMVGSLGVPQSAAQATGTTNPFLL; encoded by the exons ATGACGACCTCATCCATCAGACGGCAGATGAAAAACATTGTCAACAACTACTCGGAAGCTGAGATAAAAGTGCGGGAAGCCACCTCCAATGACCCATGGGGCCCGTCCAGCTCCCTGATGACGGAGATTGCAGACCTGACCTACAACGTGGTGGCCTTCTCGGAGATCATGAGCATGGTGTGGAAGCGGCTCAACGACCACGGCAAGAACTGGCGGCACGTGTACAAGGCGCTGACGCTGCTTGACTACCTCATCAAGACGGGCTCCGAGCGCGTGGCCCAGCAGTGCCGCGAGAACATCTTTGCTATCCAGACCCTGAAGGACTTCCAGTACGTTGACCGTGACGGCAAGGACCAGGGGGTCAACGTACGTGAGAAGGCCAAGCAGCTGGTGGCCCTGCTGAAGGACGAGGAGCGGCTTAAGGCCGAGCGGGCCCAGGCCCTCAAGACCAAGGAGCGCATGGCCCAGGTGGCCACCGGCATGGGCAGCAACCAGATCACCTTTGGCCGGGGCTCCAGCCAGCCCAACCTGTCCACCAGCTACTCGGAGCAGGAGTACGGCAAGGCCGGGGGGTCGCCGGCTTCCTACCATGGCT CACCCGAGGCCtcgctgtgtccccagcaccgCACTGGGCCCCTGTGGGGTCAGAGCGAGGAGCCGCCGCCGAGCCATCGCCCGCCCTTCCTGCTGCGCCCGGGGCCACCCTCCTGCCCGGCCAGTGACCcggcccagccctgcctctcttGGGACCCCGCAGCCCAAG CCACTTCCCCACGGGTGTCCTCGGAGCTGGAGCAGGCGAGGCCGCAGACGAGTGGGGAGGAGGAGCTGCAGCTGCAGCTGGCGCTGGCCATGAGCAGAGAGGTGGCCGAGCAG GAAGAGCGCCTTAGGCGGGGCGATGACCTCAGGCTGCAGATGGCCCTGGAGGAGAGCCGCCGAGACACGGTTAAAGTTCCAAAAAAGAAAGAG CACGGCTCCCACCCGCAGCAGACCACGCTGTTGGACCTGATGGACGCCCTGCCCAGCGCGGGCCCTGCTGCCCAGAAGGCGGAGCCCTGGGGCCCGTCCACCTCCGCCAGCCAGACCAACCCCTGGGGCGCGCCGGCAGCCCCGGCCAGCACTGCGGACCCCTGGCCGTCGTTCGGTAAAGACCCCTCTG GTGCCAAGCCAGCCGCCTCCGTCGACCCATGGGGGGCACCCACTGGAGCCAGCACACACTCTGCTCCCAAGGGCTCGGACCCCTGGGCTGCCCCGCAGCAGCCAGCCCCCAGCGCAGGGAAAGCTGCTGACCCCTGGGCTGCAGCCTCGGCTGCCAAGCCTGTGTCTTCCTCTG GGTCCTTCGATCTCTTCAGTAATCTGAATGGTACAATTAAAGATGACTTCTCTGAATTTGACAACCTCCGAACTTCAAAAAAAGCAG CCAAGGCAGCCTCTCCGCCGACCCAGAACAATGGAACCTCCAGCCCTGATCCCTTTGAGTCTCAGCCCCTGACCGTCGCCTCGAGCAAGCCCAGTGGTGCCCGGAAAACCCCAGAGTCCTTCCTGGGCCCCAACGCGGCCCTGGTCAACCTGGACTCACTGGTGACCAGGCCAGCCCCGCCGGCACAGGCCCTCAACCCCTTCCTGGCACCAG GTGCTGCCACGGCCTCGGCCCCTGTCAACCCCTTCCAGGTTAACCAGCCGCAGCCGCTGACGCTGAACCAGCTGCGGGGGAGCCCAGTGCTAGGGGGCAGTGCGTCCTTTGGTCCTAGCCCAGGTGTGGAGCCTGTGGCTGTGGCCTCCATGACCTCCGCGGCCTCCCACCCAGGCCTGGGGGCCAGCAGCTCCTCCCTGCCACCTCTGGGccctgctgcaatgaacatggtggGCAGCCTGGGTGTACCCCAGTCGGCAGCTCAGGCCACCGGCACAACCAACCCGTTCCTCCTCTAG
- the EPN2 gene encoding epsin-2 isoform X9: MTTSSIRRQMKNIVNNYSEAEIKVREATSNDPWGPSSSLMTEIADLTYNVVAFSEIMSMVWKRLNDHGKNWRHVYKALTLLDYLIKTGSERVAQQCRENIFAIQTLKDFQYVDRDGKDQGVNVREKAKQLVALLKDEERLKAERAQALKTKERMAQVATGMGSNQITFGRGSSQPNLSTSYSEQEYGKAGGSPASYHGSTSPRVSSELEQARPQTSGEEELQLQLALAMSREVAEQEERLRRGDDLRLQMALEESRRDTVKVPKKKEHGSHPQQTTLLDLMDALPSAGPAAQKAEPWGPSTSASQTNPWGAPAAPASTADPWPSFGAKPAASVDPWGAPTGASTHSAPKGSDPWAAPQQPAPSAGKAADPWAAASAAKPVSSSGSFDLFSNLNGTIKDDFSEFDNLRTSKKAAKAASPPTQNNGTSSPDPFESQPLTVASSKPSGARKTPESFLGPNAALVNLDSLVTRPAPPAQALNPFLAPGAATASAPVNPFQVNQPQPLTLNQLRGSPVLGGSASFGPSPGVEPVAVASMTSAASHPGLGASSSSLPPLGPAAMNMVGSLGVPQSAAQATGTTNPFLL, translated from the exons ATGACGACCTCATCCATCAGACGGCAGATGAAAAACATTGTCAACAACTACTCGGAAGCTGAGATAAAAGTGCGGGAAGCCACCTCCAATGACCCATGGGGCCCGTCCAGCTCCCTGATGACGGAGATTGCAGACCTGACCTACAACGTGGTGGCCTTCTCGGAGATCATGAGCATGGTGTGGAAGCGGCTCAACGACCACGGCAAGAACTGGCGGCACGTGTACAAGGCGCTGACGCTGCTTGACTACCTCATCAAGACGGGCTCCGAGCGCGTGGCCCAGCAGTGCCGCGAGAACATCTTTGCTATCCAGACCCTGAAGGACTTCCAGTACGTTGACCGTGACGGCAAGGACCAGGGGGTCAACGTACGTGAGAAGGCCAAGCAGCTGGTGGCCCTGCTGAAGGACGAGGAGCGGCTTAAGGCCGAGCGGGCCCAGGCCCTCAAGACCAAGGAGCGCATGGCCCAGGTGGCCACCGGCATGGGCAGCAACCAGATCACCTTTGGCCGGGGCTCCAGCCAGCCCAACCTGTCCACCAGCTACTCGGAGCAGGAGTACGGCAAGGCCGGGGGGTCGCCGGCTTCCTACCATGGCT CCACTTCCCCACGGGTGTCCTCGGAGCTGGAGCAGGCGAGGCCGCAGACGAGTGGGGAGGAGGAGCTGCAGCTGCAGCTGGCGCTGGCCATGAGCAGAGAGGTGGCCGAGCAG GAAGAGCGCCTTAGGCGGGGCGATGACCTCAGGCTGCAGATGGCCCTGGAGGAGAGCCGCCGAGACACGGTTAAAGTTCCAAAAAAGAAAGAG CACGGCTCCCACCCGCAGCAGACCACGCTGTTGGACCTGATGGACGCCCTGCCCAGCGCGGGCCCTGCTGCCCAGAAGGCGGAGCCCTGGGGCCCGTCCACCTCCGCCAGCCAGACCAACCCCTGGGGCGCGCCGGCAGCCCCGGCCAGCACTGCGGACCCCTGGCCGTCGTTCG GTGCCAAGCCAGCCGCCTCCGTCGACCCATGGGGGGCACCCACTGGAGCCAGCACACACTCTGCTCCCAAGGGCTCGGACCCCTGGGCTGCCCCGCAGCAGCCAGCCCCCAGCGCAGGGAAAGCTGCTGACCCCTGGGCTGCAGCCTCGGCTGCCAAGCCTGTGTCTTCCTCTG GGTCCTTCGATCTCTTCAGTAATCTGAATGGTACAATTAAAGATGACTTCTCTGAATTTGACAACCTCCGAACTTCAAAAAAAGCAG CCAAGGCAGCCTCTCCGCCGACCCAGAACAATGGAACCTCCAGCCCTGATCCCTTTGAGTCTCAGCCCCTGACCGTCGCCTCGAGCAAGCCCAGTGGTGCCCGGAAAACCCCAGAGTCCTTCCTGGGCCCCAACGCGGCCCTGGTCAACCTGGACTCACTGGTGACCAGGCCAGCCCCGCCGGCACAGGCCCTCAACCCCTTCCTGGCACCAG GTGCTGCCACGGCCTCGGCCCCTGTCAACCCCTTCCAGGTTAACCAGCCGCAGCCGCTGACGCTGAACCAGCTGCGGGGGAGCCCAGTGCTAGGGGGCAGTGCGTCCTTTGGTCCTAGCCCAGGTGTGGAGCCTGTGGCTGTGGCCTCCATGACCTCCGCGGCCTCCCACCCAGGCCTGGGGGCCAGCAGCTCCTCCCTGCCACCTCTGGGccctgctgcaatgaacatggtggGCAGCCTGGGTGTACCCCAGTCGGCAGCTCAGGCCACCGGCACAACCAACCCGTTCCTCCTCTAG
- the EPN2 gene encoding epsin-2 isoform X1, with translation MTTSSIRRQMKNIVNNYSEAEIKVREATSNDPWGPSSSLMTEIADLTYNVVAFSEIMSMVWKRLNDHGKNWRHVYKALTLLDYLIKTGSERVAQQCRENIFAIQTLKDFQYVDRDGKDQGVNVREKAKQLVALLKDEERLKAERAQALKTKERMAQVATGMGSNQITFGRGSSQPNLSTSYSEQEYGKAGGSPASYHGSPEASLCPQHRTGPLWGQSEEPPPSHRPPFLLRPGPPSCPASDPAQPCLSWDPAAQATSPRVSSELEQARPQTSGEEELQLQLALAMSREVAEQEERLRRGDDLRLQMALEESRRDTVKVPKKKEQHGSHPQQTTLLDLMDALPSAGPAAQKAEPWGPSTSASQTNPWGAPAAPASTADPWPSFGKDPSGAKPAASVDPWGAPTGASTHSAPKGSDPWAAPQQPAPSAGKAADPWAAASAAKPVSSSGSFDLFSNLNGTIKDDFSEFDNLRTSKKAAKAASPPTQNNGTSSPDPFESQPLTVASSKPSGARKTPESFLGPNAALVNLDSLVTRPAPPAQALNPFLAPGAATASAPVNPFQVNQPQPLTLNQLRGSPVLGGSASFGPSPGVEPVAVASMTSAASHPGLGASSSSLPPLGPAAMNMVGSLGVPQSAAQATGTTNPFLL, from the exons ATGACGACCTCATCCATCAGACGGCAGATGAAAAACATTGTCAACAACTACTCGGAAGCTGAGATAAAAGTGCGGGAAGCCACCTCCAATGACCCATGGGGCCCGTCCAGCTCCCTGATGACGGAGATTGCAGACCTGACCTACAACGTGGTGGCCTTCTCGGAGATCATGAGCATGGTGTGGAAGCGGCTCAACGACCACGGCAAGAACTGGCGGCACGTGTACAAGGCGCTGACGCTGCTTGACTACCTCATCAAGACGGGCTCCGAGCGCGTGGCCCAGCAGTGCCGCGAGAACATCTTTGCTATCCAGACCCTGAAGGACTTCCAGTACGTTGACCGTGACGGCAAGGACCAGGGGGTCAACGTACGTGAGAAGGCCAAGCAGCTGGTGGCCCTGCTGAAGGACGAGGAGCGGCTTAAGGCCGAGCGGGCCCAGGCCCTCAAGACCAAGGAGCGCATGGCCCAGGTGGCCACCGGCATGGGCAGCAACCAGATCACCTTTGGCCGGGGCTCCAGCCAGCCCAACCTGTCCACCAGCTACTCGGAGCAGGAGTACGGCAAGGCCGGGGGGTCGCCGGCTTCCTACCATGGCT CACCCGAGGCCtcgctgtgtccccagcaccgCACTGGGCCCCTGTGGGGTCAGAGCGAGGAGCCGCCGCCGAGCCATCGCCCGCCCTTCCTGCTGCGCCCGGGGCCACCCTCCTGCCCGGCCAGTGACCcggcccagccctgcctctcttGGGACCCCGCAGCCCAAG CCACTTCCCCACGGGTGTCCTCGGAGCTGGAGCAGGCGAGGCCGCAGACGAGTGGGGAGGAGGAGCTGCAGCTGCAGCTGGCGCTGGCCATGAGCAGAGAGGTGGCCGAGCAG GAAGAGCGCCTTAGGCGGGGCGATGACCTCAGGCTGCAGATGGCCCTGGAGGAGAGCCGCCGAGACACGGTTAAAGTTCCAAAAAAGAAAGAG CAGCACGGCTCCCACCCGCAGCAGACCACGCTGTTGGACCTGATGGACGCCCTGCCCAGCGCGGGCCCTGCTGCCCAGAAGGCGGAGCCCTGGGGCCCGTCCACCTCCGCCAGCCAGACCAACCCCTGGGGCGCGCCGGCAGCCCCGGCCAGCACTGCGGACCCCTGGCCGTCGTTCGGTAAAGACCCCTCTG GTGCCAAGCCAGCCGCCTCCGTCGACCCATGGGGGGCACCCACTGGAGCCAGCACACACTCTGCTCCCAAGGGCTCGGACCCCTGGGCTGCCCCGCAGCAGCCAGCCCCCAGCGCAGGGAAAGCTGCTGACCCCTGGGCTGCAGCCTCGGCTGCCAAGCCTGTGTCTTCCTCTG GGTCCTTCGATCTCTTCAGTAATCTGAATGGTACAATTAAAGATGACTTCTCTGAATTTGACAACCTCCGAACTTCAAAAAAAGCAG CCAAGGCAGCCTCTCCGCCGACCCAGAACAATGGAACCTCCAGCCCTGATCCCTTTGAGTCTCAGCCCCTGACCGTCGCCTCGAGCAAGCCCAGTGGTGCCCGGAAAACCCCAGAGTCCTTCCTGGGCCCCAACGCGGCCCTGGTCAACCTGGACTCACTGGTGACCAGGCCAGCCCCGCCGGCACAGGCCCTCAACCCCTTCCTGGCACCAG GTGCTGCCACGGCCTCGGCCCCTGTCAACCCCTTCCAGGTTAACCAGCCGCAGCCGCTGACGCTGAACCAGCTGCGGGGGAGCCCAGTGCTAGGGGGCAGTGCGTCCTTTGGTCCTAGCCCAGGTGTGGAGCCTGTGGCTGTGGCCTCCATGACCTCCGCGGCCTCCCACCCAGGCCTGGGGGCCAGCAGCTCCTCCCTGCCACCTCTGGGccctgctgcaatgaacatggtggGCAGCCTGGGTGTACCCCAGTCGGCAGCTCAGGCCACCGGCACAACCAACCCGTTCCTCCTCTAG